From one Streptomyces sp. CA-210063 genomic stretch:
- a CDS encoding DinB family protein — protein sequence MNTTTNTPTPTVTTGERSDLLETLAKHRDFLRLTTRDLTDEQAGRRTTVSELCLGGLIKHVTSAERGWADFILNGPSPSDDFTAMTEEDWARRADEFRMLPGETLAGVLAEYDDVARRTDELVATLPDLDASHPLPKAPWFEAGARWSARRALLHIIAETAQHAGHADIIREALDGSKSMG from the coding sequence ATGAACACCACCACGAACACCCCGACCCCCACCGTGACCACCGGCGAGCGCAGCGACCTCCTGGAGACGCTGGCCAAGCACCGCGACTTCCTGCGCCTCACCACCCGCGACCTCACCGACGAGCAGGCCGGGCGGCGAACGACCGTCAGCGAACTGTGCCTCGGCGGCCTGATCAAGCACGTCACGTCGGCGGAACGAGGCTGGGCGGACTTCATCCTGAACGGCCCGTCGCCGTCGGACGACTTCACCGCCATGACGGAGGAGGACTGGGCCCGGCGGGCCGACGAGTTCCGCATGCTGCCCGGCGAGACGCTGGCCGGGGTGCTGGCCGAGTACGACGACGTCGCCCGCCGGACCGACGAACTGGTCGCGACCCTGCCCGACCTGGACGCCTCCCACCCCCTGCCCAAGGCCCCGTGGTTCGAGGCCGGCGCACGGTGGTCGGCCCGGAGGGCACTGCTGCACATCATCGCCGAGACCGCCCAGCACGCCGGTCACGCCGACATCATCCGCGAGGCCCTGGACGGCTCCAAGAGCATGGGCTGA
- a CDS encoding DUF397 domain-containing protein, translating into MKISPEYHLHSVTWRKSTYSDGSGGNCLEVADGHPAVIPVRDSKTPLGPKLVFRAEAWSAFVENLKRD; encoded by the coding sequence ATGAAGATCAGCCCTGAGTACCACCTCCACTCGGTGACCTGGCGCAAGTCGACGTACAGCGACGGCAGCGGCGGCAACTGCCTGGAAGTCGCCGACGGCCACCCCGCTGTCATCCCCGTTCGCGACTCAAAGACCCCCCTCGGCCCGAAGCTCGTGTTCCGGGCCGAGGCCTGGTCCGCGTTCGTCGAGAACCTCAAGCGCGACTGA
- a CDS encoding nSTAND1 domain-containing NTPase, with the protein MARPERPLDPAAGPVQRLAHELRELRRAAGSPSYRTMADTAGFSQATLSKAAAGTRLPSLAVVQGYVRACGGDPGEWEPRWKEAEAEVAGEARHDAEDAAPPYRGLARFEPGDRDLFFGRDRLVEELRNLVYEHRFGVVFGASGSGKSSLLRAGLIPGLREQIREQGCPAVLRILTPGPRPATTYGHLLAPAEGEPDSWVVVDQFEEVFTLCRDKAERDRFIDLLLAARDPDSRLNVLIAVRADFYARCGEHRNLADALRGTGLLVGPMTADELREAVVKPAQAAGLLVERELTARIIEEVLDEPGGLPMLSHALLETWRRRRGRTLTLTAYQAAGGVRGAIAATAEEVFEQLSPEQARTARHLLLRMVEPGQGTPDTRRPLTRAEIEEWAEPEVGAVADRLTRARLLTADEDGVQLAHEALITCWPRLHGWIEEDRERLRHHRRLAEATRAWLEHDRDPGALYRGTRLARAEELFADDDGMLTATERDFLTTARDAREAELRATARSARRSRALLVTLSAVLAVALVAGLAAWGEHHDNQRRRTEAAARRVAEVADALRTTDPRTAQLLGVAAWNAAELPETRRALLGALAQPETDTFTDPTPGSSPTRFLTRSGRTLLHADGDTWRTWDVATHRRLASGRLPDGGIAGAGPDGRLLAIARDADVRLWDTSAGRWTGAVLPADSVVDFGPDGRSYAVSSPYDDRVRLHSTADGTQRFETRASGFTNVTPSTDGRLLAVCASGRAPQVWDADRRRTVPGAWEDAGVRCDDYSTLVFDGPGAGADRFAMASPSGVHIWDARSGRLIADLDNEGVHSIAFSEDGTFLATADAGEIRVWRLTAGAATDTPTPVFRHPLYNEHLYGGLAWDPDRPLLRYLEGGTVHTLDLAGAVTAAWRETPLDAVLLSPDGRTLATAELPHSRLRSSGGTPIGDTGYRVQLRDSADGHLLRTLPPVPLPVSRDPDQPVIARDTTPLLAFSPEGGTFAYGVSAPGRLTAPQRFMLWDMARGHARTTLDLATPSSDGAVVTLALGPGGHALYATRTPGIGELSHEVWDTARHRRTAQYPDPVGPQLTVHPGGQLLVTSGRSVRLPSGTVRAHDLVQGAEIGALAFAPDGSRLAAGDRTGRVTLWDGDLKHRAGVLRNVFPTPLGDTAEAVSALAISPDGRTLAVGGDAGTLQLWDIATQQPLGGPLTTPGDAITSLAFSPDSTTIHTAGTHVPLQRHTIDPARAVTQICARTDDADLTPAQWHTYLPDAPYREVCGH; encoded by the coding sequence GTGGCGCGTCCCGAGAGACCGCTGGACCCGGCGGCCGGCCCGGTGCAGCGCCTCGCCCACGAGCTGCGGGAGCTGCGCCGGGCCGCCGGCAGCCCCTCGTACCGGACCATGGCCGACACCGCGGGGTTCTCCCAGGCAACGTTGTCCAAGGCCGCGGCCGGGACCCGGCTGCCGTCGCTCGCCGTCGTCCAGGGATACGTGCGCGCCTGCGGGGGCGACCCCGGCGAGTGGGAGCCGCGCTGGAAGGAGGCCGAGGCCGAGGTCGCGGGGGAAGCCCGTCACGATGCCGAGGACGCCGCACCGCCGTACCGGGGGCTGGCCCGCTTCGAGCCGGGCGACCGCGACCTGTTCTTCGGCCGGGACCGGCTGGTGGAGGAGCTGCGGAATCTGGTGTACGAGCACCGGTTCGGGGTCGTGTTCGGGGCGTCCGGCAGCGGCAAGTCCTCGCTGCTGCGGGCCGGGCTGATCCCCGGGCTGAGGGAGCAGATCCGCGAACAGGGCTGCCCCGCGGTGCTGCGCATCCTCACCCCCGGCCCACGGCCCGCCACCACCTACGGCCATCTGCTGGCCCCGGCCGAGGGCGAGCCGGACAGCTGGGTGGTGGTGGACCAGTTCGAGGAGGTCTTCACCCTGTGCCGGGACAAGGCGGAGCGGGACCGGTTCATCGACCTGCTGCTCGCCGCCCGCGACCCGGACAGCCGACTGAACGTGCTCATCGCCGTACGCGCCGATTTCTACGCGCGTTGTGGCGAGCACCGGAATCTGGCGGACGCCCTGCGCGGCACCGGCCTCCTGGTCGGCCCGATGACGGCGGACGAACTGCGCGAGGCGGTCGTCAAGCCGGCACAGGCGGCCGGGCTCCTGGTCGAGCGGGAGCTGACCGCGCGGATCATCGAGGAGGTGCTCGACGAGCCCGGCGGCCTGCCGATGCTCTCGCACGCCCTCCTGGAGACCTGGCGGCGGCGCCGGGGCCGGACGCTGACCCTGACCGCCTACCAGGCGGCCGGTGGGGTGCGCGGCGCGATCGCGGCGACCGCGGAGGAGGTGTTCGAGCAGCTGTCACCGGAGCAGGCCCGCACCGCCCGGCACCTGCTGCTGCGGATGGTCGAGCCGGGCCAGGGCACCCCCGACACCCGGCGCCCGCTCACCCGGGCCGAGATCGAGGAGTGGGCCGAGCCCGAGGTGGGGGCGGTCGCGGACCGGCTGACCCGGGCCCGGCTGCTGACCGCCGACGAGGACGGCGTCCAGCTCGCCCACGAGGCGCTGATCACCTGCTGGCCGCGGCTGCACGGCTGGATCGAGGAGGACCGCGAACGGCTGCGCCACCACCGCCGCCTCGCCGAGGCCACCCGCGCCTGGCTGGAGCACGACCGCGACCCCGGCGCCCTGTACCGGGGCACGCGGCTGGCGCGCGCGGAGGAACTGTTCGCGGACGACGACGGCATGCTCACCGCGACCGAGCGGGACTTCCTCACCACCGCGCGGGACGCCCGCGAGGCAGAACTCCGCGCCACCGCCCGCTCAGCGCGGCGGTCCCGGGCGCTGCTGGTCACGCTCTCGGCCGTCCTGGCCGTGGCCCTGGTCGCCGGCCTGGCCGCCTGGGGGGAGCACCACGACAACCAGCGGCGTCGTACCGAAGCGGCGGCCCGCCGCGTCGCCGAGGTCGCCGACGCCCTGCGCACCACCGACCCCCGCACCGCCCAGTTGCTCGGCGTCGCCGCCTGGAACGCCGCCGAGCTGCCGGAGACCCGCCGCGCCCTGCTCGGCGCCCTCGCCCAGCCCGAAACGGACACCTTCACCGACCCGACGCCCGGCAGCAGCCCCACCCGCTTCCTCACCCGCTCCGGCCGCACGTTGCTCCACGCCGACGGCGACACCTGGCGCACCTGGGACGTGGCCACCCACCGCCGGCTCGCCTCCGGACGGCTGCCGGACGGAGGCATCGCCGGGGCCGGTCCCGACGGGCGGCTACTCGCGATCGCCAGGGACGCCGACGTACGGCTGTGGGACACCTCCGCCGGGCGGTGGACCGGGGCGGTCCTGCCGGCCGACAGCGTCGTGGACTTCGGCCCCGACGGCCGCAGCTATGCGGTGAGCAGTCCGTACGACGACCGGGTGCGGCTGCACTCGACCGCGGACGGCACACAACGGTTCGAGACGCGAGCGTCCGGCTTCACGAACGTCACGCCAAGCACCGACGGCCGACTGCTGGCCGTCTGTGCCTCCGGCCGCGCACCGCAGGTGTGGGACGCCGACCGTCGCCGTACAGTGCCCGGCGCCTGGGAGGACGCGGGCGTCCGCTGCGACGACTACTCGACACTCGTGTTCGACGGCCCGGGTGCCGGCGCCGACCGGTTCGCGATGGCCTCCCCCAGCGGCGTCCACATCTGGGACGCCAGGTCAGGACGCCTGATCGCCGACCTCGACAACGAGGGTGTGCACAGCATCGCCTTCAGCGAGGACGGCACTTTCCTGGCCACCGCCGACGCCGGCGAGATCAGGGTGTGGCGCCTCACGGCGGGGGCCGCGACAGACACCCCCACCCCGGTGTTCCGCCACCCCCTGTACAACGAACACCTCTACGGCGGCCTCGCCTGGGACCCCGACCGGCCGCTGCTGCGCTACCTCGAAGGCGGCACCGTCCACACCCTGGACCTCGCCGGCGCCGTCACCGCCGCATGGCGCGAGACCCCCCTGGACGCGGTGCTGCTCAGCCCGGACGGCCGCACCCTCGCCACCGCCGAACTCCCCCACTCTCGGCTTCGCTCGAGCGGGGGGACCCCCATCGGGGACACCGGCTACCGCGTCCAACTGCGCGACAGTGCGGACGGACATCTCCTGCGGACGCTGCCGCCGGTACCCTTGCCCGTGTCGCGCGACCCCGACCAGCCGGTCATCGCACGGGACACCACGCCCCTGCTGGCCTTCAGCCCCGAGGGCGGCACCTTCGCCTACGGCGTCTCCGCACCCGGCCGCCTGACCGCGCCGCAGCGGTTCATGCTCTGGGACATGGCCCGCGGCCACGCGCGGACCACGCTGGACCTGGCGACGCCGTCGTCCGACGGGGCGGTCGTCACACTCGCCCTGGGCCCCGGCGGTCACGCCCTGTACGCCACGCGCACACCCGGCATCGGCGAGCTGAGCCACGAAGTGTGGGACACCGCACGGCACCGCCGAACCGCCCAGTACCCGGACCCGGTCGGCCCTCAGCTGACCGTCCACCCCGGCGGACAGCTCCTCGTCACCTCCGGCCGCAGCGTGCGCCTGCCCTCCGGCACGGTGCGCGCCCACGACCTCGTCCAGGGCGCCGAGATCGGCGCCCTCGCCTTCGCCCCCGACGGCTCCCGGCTCGCGGCGGGCGACCGGACCGGGCGGGTCACCCTGTGGGACGGCGACCTGAAACACCGCGCGGGCGTGCTGCGCAACGTCTTCCCCACCCCGCTCGGCGACACCGCCGAAGCGGTCAGCGCCCTCGCCATCAGTCCCGACGGCCGCACCCTGGCCGTCGGCGGTGACGCCGGCACGCTCCAGCTGTGGGACATCGCCACCCAACAGCCCCTCGGCGGCCCGCTGACCACCCCCGGCGACGCCATCACCTCCCTCGCCTTCAGCCCCGACAGCACCACCATCCACACGGCCGGCACCCACGTCCCACTCCAGCGCCACACCATCGACCCCGCCCGGGCCGTCACCCAGATCTGCGCCCGCACCGACGACGCCGACCTGACACCCGCCCAATGGCACACATACCTGCCCGACGCGCCGTACCGCGAGGTGTGCGGCCACTGA
- a CDS encoding NADH:flavin oxidoreductase, with protein MTTSASPSTSRAAEILSRPVTINGLTVPNRIAMAPMTRVFSPGGVPGADVASYYGRRAAAGVGLIVTEGTYVGHETAGDEEGVPRFAGEEQLAGWAKVAEAVHAGGGTIVPQLWHIGTVRQQGKLFPEAPVLGPSGLRVDGTEAEGGRAMTQADIDEVIAAFAKSAAEAERIGMDGVELHGAHGYLIDQFLWERTNRRTDAYGGDLVARTKFAAEIVAAVRDSVSATFPVIFRYSQWKQEAYDGRLAETPEELEALLTPLAAAGVDAFHASTRRYWQSEFEGSELNLAGWTKKLTGKPTITVGSVGLDGEFLTAFAGEGSSTKAIDDLLDGLEAEEFDMVAVGRALLQDPEWAAKVLDGRFGELKAFEPAALGSLS; from the coding sequence GTGACCACCTCCGCCTCCCCTTCCACCTCCCGTGCCGCCGAGATCCTGTCCCGCCCCGTCACGATCAACGGCCTGACCGTTCCGAACCGGATCGCCATGGCGCCCATGACGCGGGTGTTCTCGCCCGGCGGTGTGCCCGGCGCGGACGTGGCCTCGTACTACGGACGGCGGGCGGCCGCGGGGGTGGGCCTGATCGTGACCGAGGGGACGTACGTCGGGCACGAGACGGCCGGGGACGAGGAGGGGGTGCCGCGGTTCGCCGGTGAGGAGCAGCTCGCCGGGTGGGCGAAGGTCGCGGAGGCTGTGCACGCGGGCGGCGGCACGATCGTGCCGCAGCTGTGGCACATCGGGACCGTCCGGCAGCAGGGCAAGCTCTTCCCCGAGGCCCCGGTTCTCGGTCCGTCCGGCCTGCGGGTCGACGGCACCGAGGCGGAGGGCGGCCGGGCCATGACGCAGGCGGACATCGACGAGGTCATCGCCGCGTTCGCCAAGTCCGCCGCCGAGGCCGAGCGCATCGGCATGGACGGCGTCGAACTCCACGGCGCCCACGGCTACCTGATCGACCAGTTCCTGTGGGAGCGCACCAACCGCCGTACGGACGCCTACGGCGGTGACCTCGTCGCCCGTACGAAGTTCGCGGCGGAGATCGTGGCGGCCGTACGGGACTCCGTGTCCGCGACCTTCCCCGTCATCTTCCGCTACTCGCAGTGGAAGCAGGAGGCGTACGACGGGCGGCTCGCCGAGACGCCGGAGGAGCTGGAGGCGCTGCTGACCCCGCTCGCGGCGGCCGGTGTCGACGCCTTCCACGCCTCCACGCGTCGTTACTGGCAGTCGGAGTTCGAGGGCTCCGAGCTCAACCTCGCGGGCTGGACGAAGAAGCTCACCGGCAAGCCCACCATCACGGTCGGCTCGGTCGGTCTGGACGGCGAGTTCCTCACCGCGTTCGCCGGTGAGGGGTCCTCGACCAAGGCCATCGACGACCTGCTGGACGGCCTGGAGGCCGAGGAGTTCGACATGGTCGCCGTGGGCCGCGCGCTGCTCCAGGACCCCGAGTGGGCGGCGAAGGTGCTCGACGGCCGCTTCGGCGAGCTGAAGGCGTTCGAGCCGGCGGCGCTGGGGTCGCTGAGCTGA
- a CDS encoding Uma2 family endonuclease, whose amino-acid sequence MTPSTTQRPHISAEDFEELASQAPEHVELEFIEGRLYVKGDHIEIEDFEELARKAPKGVRLELINGKLEVKPMPDPRHGAIAMWLIRLCMQERPELALYPDQGLRIGTYRKGHARPDGVLAPLDHFIAQGGEWCDTDGVLMVVEVTSHDRDTDRRDRVEKPQGYAEAGIPVYLLIDRDNRTVVVRSEPENGEYRQSPVYHFGDVIELPAPVNITLNTEKLKDYAD is encoded by the coding sequence ATGACCCCCAGCACCACTCAGCGCCCGCACATCTCCGCCGAGGACTTCGAGGAACTGGCCAGCCAGGCCCCCGAGCACGTAGAGCTCGAATTCATCGAAGGGCGGCTGTATGTAAAAGGCGATCACATCGAGATCGAGGACTTCGAGGAACTGGCCCGAAAGGCCCCCAAGGGAGTCCGGCTCGAACTGATCAATGGAAAGCTAGAGGTCAAGCCCATGCCGGACCCTCGGCACGGCGCCATCGCCATGTGGCTCATCCGTCTGTGCATGCAGGAGCGTCCTGAGCTTGCCCTGTACCCGGACCAGGGGCTGAGGATCGGTACCTACCGTAAAGGCCACGCCCGCCCGGACGGCGTCCTGGCGCCCCTCGACCACTTCATCGCCCAAGGGGGCGAATGGTGCGACACCGACGGTGTTCTCATGGTCGTCGAGGTGACATCCCACGACCGTGACACCGACCGACGCGACCGCGTCGAGAAGCCCCAGGGCTACGCGGAAGCGGGCATCCCCGTCTATCTCCTCATCGACCGCGACAACCGCACAGTGGTCGTGCGCAGCGAACCCGAGAACGGGGAGTACCGACAGAGCCCCGTGTATCACTTCGGAGACGTCATCGAACTCCCCGCCCCCGTCAACATCACCCTGAACACCGAGAAGCTCAAGGACTACGCCGACTGA
- the groL gene encoding chaperonin GroEL (60 kDa chaperone family; promotes refolding of misfolded polypeptides especially under stressful conditions; forms two stacked rings of heptamers to form a barrel-shaped 14mer; ends can be capped by GroES; misfolded proteins enter the barrel where they are refolded when GroES binds) — translation MAKIIAFDEEARRGLERGMNQLADAVKVTLGPKGRNVVLEKKWGAPTITNDGVSIAKEIELEDPYEKIGAELVKEVAKKTDDVAGDGTTTATVLAQALVREGLRNVAAGANPMALKRGIEKAVEAVSGALLDQAKEVETKEQIASTASISAADTQIGELIAEAMDKVGKEGVITVEESQTFGLELELTEGMRFDKGYISAYFATDMERMEASLEDPYILIANSKISSVKDLLPLLEKVMQSGKPLLIIAEDVEGEALSTLVVNKIRGTFKSVAVKAPGFGDRRKAMLGDIAILTGGEVISEEVGLKLENATLDLLGRARKIVITKDETTIVDGAGDTDQVAGRVNQIRAEIENSDSDYDREKLQERLAKLAGGVAVIKAGAATEVELKERKHRIEDAVRNAKAAVEEGIVAGGGVALLQASTVFEKLDLEGDEATGANAVKLALEAPLKQIAVNGGLEGGVIVEKVRNLPVGHGLNAATGEYVDMIAEGIIDPAKVTRSALQNAASIAALFLTTEAVIADKPEKAAAPAGGGMPGGDMDF, via the coding sequence ATGGCCAAGATCATCGCGTTCGACGAGGAGGCACGGCGCGGTCTCGAGCGCGGGATGAACCAGCTCGCCGACGCCGTCAAGGTCACCCTTGGCCCCAAGGGCCGCAACGTCGTCCTCGAGAAGAAGTGGGGCGCGCCCACGATCACCAACGATGGTGTTTCCATCGCCAAGGAGATCGAGCTCGAGGACCCGTACGAGAAGATCGGCGCCGAGCTGGTCAAGGAAGTCGCCAAGAAGACGGACGACGTCGCCGGTGACGGAACGACCACGGCGACCGTGCTCGCCCAGGCGCTCGTCCGCGAGGGCCTGCGCAACGTAGCCGCCGGCGCCAACCCGATGGCTCTCAAGCGCGGTATCGAGAAGGCCGTCGAGGCCGTCTCCGGTGCCCTGCTCGACCAGGCCAAGGAGGTCGAGACCAAGGAGCAGATCGCCTCCACGGCCTCCATCTCCGCCGCCGACACCCAGATCGGCGAGCTCATCGCCGAGGCCATGGACAAGGTCGGCAAGGAAGGCGTCATCACCGTCGAGGAGTCCCAGACCTTCGGTCTGGAGCTGGAGCTCACCGAGGGTATGCGCTTCGACAAGGGCTACATCTCGGCGTACTTCGCCACCGACATGGAGCGTATGGAGGCCTCGCTGGAGGACCCGTACATCCTCATCGCCAACTCCAAGATCTCCTCGGTCAAGGACCTGCTCCCGCTCCTGGAGAAGGTCATGCAGTCGGGCAAGCCGCTGCTGATCATCGCCGAGGACGTCGAGGGCGAGGCCCTGTCGACCCTGGTCGTCAACAAGATCCGTGGCACCTTCAAGTCCGTCGCTGTCAAGGCCCCGGGCTTCGGTGACCGCCGCAAGGCCATGCTCGGCGACATCGCCATCCTCACGGGCGGCGAGGTCATCTCCGAGGAGGTCGGTCTCAAGCTGGAGAACGCGACCCTGGACCTCCTGGGCCGCGCCCGCAAGATCGTCATCACCAAGGACGAGACGACGATCGTCGACGGCGCCGGTGACACCGACCAGGTCGCCGGCCGGGTCAACCAGATCCGCGCCGAGATCGAGAACAGCGACTCGGACTACGACCGCGAGAAGCTCCAGGAGCGCCTGGCGAAGCTCGCGGGCGGCGTGGCCGTCATCAAGGCCGGTGCCGCGACCGAGGTCGAGCTCAAGGAGCGCAAGCACCGCATCGAGGACGCCGTTCGCAACGCGAAGGCGGCCGTCGAGGAGGGCATCGTCGCCGGTGGTGGCGTGGCCCTGCTCCAGGCCTCCACGGTCTTCGAGAAGCTGGACCTGGAGGGTGACGAGGCGACCGGCGCCAACGCCGTGAAGCTCGCCCTGGAGGCCCCGCTCAAGCAGATCGCCGTCAACGGTGGTCTCGAGGGTGGCGTCATCGTCGAGAAGGTGCGCAACCTGCCCGTCGGCCACGGCCTGAACGCCGCGACCGGTGAGTACGTCGACATGATCGCCGAGGGCATCATCGACCCGGCGAAGGTCACGCGCTCTGCCCTGCAGAACGCCGCCTCCATCGCCGCGCTCTTCCTCACCACCGAGGCCGTCATCGCCGACAAGCCGGAGAAGGCCGCCGCGCCCGCCGGTGGCGGTATGCCGGGCGGTGACATGGACTTCTGA
- a CDS encoding helix-turn-helix domain-containing protein — MPGPKDLDPSSSPRALLGAELRHARERAGLSQEELGQQLFVSGSFVGQLESAVRRLQPEIARLIDVALDTGDFFSRNCKAVAKSKYPEHFAQAAEAEAVATRIREYAPMLIPGLLQTRAYAQAVCIAHQPTAPDEEIDKLVSARLERAKLLDDPTKPLLRVVLDEAALRRVTGSPAVMVEALRHVAGLVHRRRVIAQVLPFRAGAHTSMGGAIKLMAFDDAPPLVYFEGPGTGRLEDDPATVTRYELAYDLLGATALSPHESLALIESVAEDYAHEDQP; from the coding sequence ATGCCGGGACCGAAGGATCTCGACCCGTCGTCGTCGCCGCGGGCGTTGTTGGGGGCGGAGTTGCGCCACGCCAGGGAGAGGGCGGGGCTCAGTCAGGAGGAGTTGGGCCAGCAGCTGTTCGTGAGCGGTTCGTTCGTGGGCCAGCTGGAGTCGGCGGTACGGCGCTTGCAGCCGGAGATCGCGCGACTTATCGATGTCGCGCTGGATACGGGGGACTTCTTCAGCCGGAACTGCAAGGCGGTGGCCAAGTCCAAGTATCCGGAGCACTTCGCGCAGGCGGCCGAAGCCGAGGCTGTCGCTACGAGGATCAGGGAGTACGCGCCCATGCTGATCCCGGGGTTGCTCCAGACACGTGCTTACGCGCAGGCCGTGTGCATCGCGCATCAGCCGACGGCTCCCGACGAGGAGATCGACAAGCTGGTCTCGGCGCGGCTGGAGCGGGCCAAGCTCCTCGACGATCCAACAAAGCCGCTGCTGAGGGTCGTACTTGACGAGGCGGCCCTGCGCCGCGTGACGGGCAGCCCGGCCGTCATGGTCGAGGCCCTACGCCACGTCGCCGGACTGGTTCACCGGCGCCGAGTCATTGCACAGGTGCTGCCGTTCAGGGCGGGTGCACACACGTCGATGGGCGGGGCGATCAAGCTGATGGCCTTCGACGACGCGCCGCCGCTCGTGTACTTCGAAGGCCCCGGAACCGGCAGGCTGGAGGACGACCCGGCCACCGTCACCCGCTACGAACTGGCCTACGATTTGTTGGGGGCCACCGCGCTCTCGCCCCACGAATCTCTGGCCTTGATCGAATCGGTGGCGGAGGATTACGCCCATGAAGATCAGCCCTGA